Proteins encoded together in one Scheffersomyces stipitis CBS 6054 chromosome 5, complete sequence window:
- the ROX3 gene encoding RNA polymerase II holoenzyme/mediator subunit translates to MVNDNYNTAEGIDSYYLVNSKHKYSITSPSPLDNLLVLYGLEPIAKSLARTNADGSKGVKLRKSYKNHIQDLPGKHQIVGGQKPIPAGLLDPMVAQAPDIIKELDPELLSRGLRFEKTPINGIPGFNTADLAINDQHTLMRGDDMSENDEFGARRSKRKKKAQNGTDSKRQHI, encoded by the exons ATGGTGAACGACAACTATAATACAGCCGAGGGCATCGACAGCTATTACTTGGTGAATCTGAAAC ACAAATACAGCATTACCAGTCCGTCCCCACTCGACAACTTATTGGTTCTTTATGGACTTGAGCctattgcaaaatcattAGCTAGAACAAATGCCGATGGTTCGAAAGGAGtgaagttgagaaagtcATATAAAAATCACATTCAAGATTTGCCTGGAAAGCATCAAATAGTAGGAGGTCAGAAACCTATACCAGCAGGTTTGTTGGATCCTATGGTAGCCCAGGCTCCCGACATCATCAAAGAGTTGGATCCGGAGTTATTGAGCCGCGGGTTGAGGTTTGAGAAGACTCCCATCAACGGTATTCCTGGTTTCAATACAGCAGATCTTGCTATAAACGACCAGCATACCTTGATGAGAGGTGATGATATGTCAGAAAACGACGAGTTTGGAGctagaagaagcaagagaaagaagaaggcacAAAACGGCACAGATTCAAAGAGACAGCACATATGA